From the Phycisphaerae bacterium genome, one window contains:
- a CDS encoding prepilin-type N-terminal cleavage/methylation domain-containing protein, which produces MGRRPAGFGRRPGRRRGPRRAGFTLIEVLVVVAIIALLITILIPSLAKAREMAKRSSCLAALHQIGLGMVGYASDHKARLPLRGTYGYNIAEHKSLHYESVPADQKYIKEPINYGMLYGKYVGKDLRLFYCPSTPKGFWSDPTYGIDSFFLHNDKTSYVTWGGYMYAAPVDVGKCPRADSKKVYPSEVWHPYFVDYLAKTKGVDPATYQMPLMQALVADGVIGSSEGQTVMRACHGNGANALYSDYHAKFVQDIKGELRSLAPSSGPNGGPALYRMWEFFTLHY; this is translated from the coding sequence GCAGGCTTCACGCTCATCGAGGTTCTTGTTGTGGTGGCGATCATCGCCCTGCTGATCACCATCCTGATTCCCTCACTGGCCAAAGCTCGCGAGATGGCCAAGCGGTCCTCCTGTCTGGCTGCCCTGCACCAGATCGGGTTGGGCATGGTGGGTTATGCCTCTGACCACAAGGCGCGCTTGCCGCTCCGGGGGACTTACGGGTACAACATTGCCGAACACAAGTCGCTTCACTACGAATCGGTGCCGGCCGACCAGAAGTACATCAAGGAACCCATCAACTACGGAATGCTTTACGGTAAGTACGTGGGCAAGGACCTGCGCTTGTTCTACTGCCCGAGCACGCCGAAGGGCTTCTGGAGTGATCCGACCTACGGAATCGACAGCTTTTTCCTCCACAACGACAAGACCTCCTACGTTACCTGGGGCGGGTACATGTACGCTGCGCCCGTGGACGTGGGCAAGTGTCCCCGTGCGGACAGCAAGAAGGTCTATCCGTCCGAGGTCTGGCATCCGTACTTCGTGGACTACCTCGCCAAAACCAAAGGGGTTGATCCGGCGACCTATCAGATGCCGCTGATGCAGGCCCTTGTCGCCGACGGGGTCATCGGCAGCAGCGAAGGTCAGACGGTCATGCGAGCGTGTCATGGCAACGGCGCCAACGCTCTCTACAGCGACTACCACGCCAAGTTCGTACAGGACATCAAGGGCGAGCTGCGGTCATTGGCTCCCAGCAGCGGACCCAATGGTGGTCCCGCCCTGTACCGCATGTGGGAGTTCTTCACGTTACACTACTGA